The Streptomyces pactum genome contains a region encoding:
- a CDS encoding Eco57I restriction-modification methylase domain-containing protein, translating to MKFDALVNEGEYFPSFYLDEILPKQLKTGRLKEWAAEERHGRPTPRQGLRDLTAPYLDVRLGVGGEAEKYNVLPDPEAVTAQRTATEALKTHTGTDEPPAFRPQPAPRAYGDSPEEEWRAGLHAWHVRVLEALGFTPRPGHLTVHGAAGPVAVPVAHSEPGVAVLAGGFADDIADTRGDGSANRLPVPVRVASGKTLTTVTDLAAWLLAADNAPRYALLLFGGVMVLADRENYARGRHLAVSLEVALPRKGLKGASAGELDVIAALFGAPSLRPAEDGGDDDVSRLVAESRDHSVGVTNDLREGLKASVQLIANEVLELAAMRGVTHDDLPEWLPGPLAERGALPHLLTKESLRYLYRILFLLYAEARPELDILPMRSEEYVQGYSVARLRELAVQEKLSSTSRDRHHFHDSLALLFEKVFTGHPVADTITSREAVVPGAGEAVHDDAAAGLSEDDGYEGVRIEALKSRLFDPASIKLVDQVITHPDDVDPDGMARDGARRLDLRLRNKVLHQVLRNLTVVEGKGRGGRGGFISYANLSINHLGAVYEGLMSYTGFIADEPLYEVAKGGDPSGGSWLIRASQVRSGRYPDGPDDSVFVATELNPQTNERVPVPRKVGTYVYRLAGRDRQTSASYYTPESLTQATVEQTLRFRLDEKGDVDPKEPEKAWVDAADVLRWRVCEPALGSGAFLNEAVNQLAELYLRLAQRERGVDIDPEDYQRELQKVKAYIALHNAYGVDLNETAVELAEISLWLNTMYRGMKAPWYGLHLHRGNSLVGAARKVYPGNSLSKGGWLTAKAPQRPRHVPLGERLKGREVHQFLLPAMGWGSIGEKVGLRTLKKGTAEETVKAVVDGDVVDWLEPGLVEALRKWRSAMRRNPKGEPKRAAAPKKKAAPTAEQLAAETDDAGLGQGAFDLGLEIWEQPSLGGAAAASVSASASASVDDDGEPGAATETGRLIRLARRVEYLWDLVVMRLTLSEREISRHVDVWGAAIPQDGRDAEGAAPMDRDAVLEALHRKGTPYWRLKQLMDAWCALWFWPLEEIGRLDGSDEFEYRVEGEDRTTLRKGDSRRRVALKSLKDWIEFAEAVVGRVDVDTGEEGRQISLLSFEGVRSLEELDDKERELDEKMTEATAWAKPADLGWTFPWYETVERIAKERGFFHWELDFAHVFAEGGFDLMVGNPPWVKQEWKESGVLAEFEPWFELADKPSNEAWDGRKAEVMAWPKVEPTYLGELADHAAVSEFLASVDTYPELVGTQPDLYRAFMLLSWRAVGERGTAGLIHPSTHLTGAKEGALRKAAYRHLRLHADFVNELLLFAKPVNNSTHFSVNVYGKDQDVSFQHMSWLLHPSVLVKSVRHDGEGPVPGVKDEGKWDLRPHRDRIVTVNEQRLREWRALAGEESPPPVEQAKLLYPVTRAEESAVRALAKWPHRLASFGPRISPGFHEKSDRTAGYFTWTPGPTGRWQDVILQGPLIHIATPYHKQPPEGGSKSMRDYDAWDHRNLPVDAVPRTNYRPAGARPRFVTAQDRWVDHDRLTQLCADPAAVAAAEADVRTAEPDLKGDARDKAVHALLQTASTRPYSEFYRVAWREMIATNTERSLFAALIPPGANHIHAVRSAALPSLRLTALTAGFFASIALDYLLRSSGRGHLATSDARVMPAPTPDHPLGQALLLRTLRLNCQTSVYAPLWEELYDSVWQQDTWAASTYWPEGTPPFAEGVTATWTRDTPLRTEFARRAALVEIDALVAVWLGISADELVAMYDARFPVLQQYEENMWFDATGRRIAKAHQQYGYGQPKEAWKQLSKPEAFPEEYAVPDGYTGPLYRANRKAEMRAAHAEFTRRLREAGWEPGDTGI from the coding sequence GTGAAGTTCGACGCTCTGGTCAACGAGGGTGAGTACTTCCCGTCCTTCTACCTGGACGAGATCCTGCCCAAGCAACTGAAGACCGGCCGCCTGAAGGAGTGGGCGGCCGAGGAGCGCCACGGCCGCCCCACGCCCCGGCAGGGGCTGCGGGACCTCACCGCGCCCTACCTGGACGTCCGGCTCGGTGTGGGCGGCGAGGCGGAGAAGTACAACGTCCTGCCCGACCCGGAGGCCGTCACCGCCCAGCGGACGGCGACCGAGGCGCTGAAGACCCACACCGGCACGGACGAGCCGCCCGCCTTCCGGCCGCAGCCCGCCCCGCGCGCGTACGGCGACAGCCCGGAGGAGGAGTGGCGCGCGGGCCTGCACGCCTGGCACGTCCGCGTCCTCGAGGCCCTCGGCTTCACCCCCCGCCCCGGCCACCTCACCGTCCACGGCGCCGCCGGTCCCGTAGCGGTGCCCGTGGCCCACAGCGAGCCCGGTGTCGCCGTCCTGGCCGGCGGCTTCGCCGACGACATCGCGGACACGCGCGGCGACGGCTCCGCCAACCGCCTGCCGGTGCCCGTCCGCGTGGCTTCCGGCAAGACCCTCACCACGGTCACCGACCTCGCCGCCTGGCTGCTCGCCGCCGACAACGCCCCCCGCTACGCGCTCCTCCTCTTCGGCGGCGTCATGGTCCTCGCCGACCGCGAGAACTACGCGCGCGGACGCCATCTCGCGGTCAGCCTGGAGGTCGCCCTGCCCCGCAAGGGTCTCAAGGGCGCGAGCGCCGGCGAACTGGACGTGATCGCCGCCCTGTTCGGCGCACCGTCCCTGCGTCCGGCCGAGGACGGCGGGGACGACGACGTCTCCCGCCTGGTGGCCGAGTCCCGCGACCACTCCGTGGGCGTCACCAACGACCTGCGCGAGGGGCTGAAGGCGTCGGTCCAGCTCATCGCCAACGAGGTCCTGGAACTCGCGGCGATGCGGGGCGTCACCCACGACGACCTCCCCGAGTGGCTGCCCGGCCCACTCGCCGAGCGCGGCGCGCTCCCGCACCTCCTCACCAAGGAGTCCCTGCGCTACCTGTACCGCATCCTCTTCCTCCTCTACGCCGAGGCCCGCCCCGAGCTGGACATCCTCCCGATGAGGAGCGAGGAGTACGTCCAGGGTTACAGCGTCGCCCGCCTGCGCGAACTCGCCGTCCAGGAGAAGCTGTCCAGCACCTCCCGCGACCGCCACCACTTCCACGACTCCCTCGCCCTGCTCTTCGAGAAGGTCTTCACCGGCCACCCGGTGGCGGACACGATCACCTCCCGGGAGGCGGTTGTACCGGGCGCGGGCGAGGCAGTACACGACGACGCGGCGGCGGGGCTGTCCGAGGACGACGGCTACGAGGGCGTACGCATCGAGGCCCTCAAGTCCCGCCTCTTCGACCCGGCCTCCATAAAGCTCGTCGACCAGGTGATCACCCACCCCGACGACGTCGACCCCGACGGCATGGCCCGCGACGGCGCCCGCCGCCTCGACCTGCGCCTGCGCAACAAGGTCCTGCACCAGGTGCTGCGCAACCTGACCGTCGTCGAGGGCAAGGGGCGCGGCGGACGCGGCGGCTTCATCTCGTACGCCAACCTCAGCATCAACCACCTCGGCGCGGTGTACGAGGGCCTGATGTCGTACACCGGTTTCATCGCCGACGAGCCGCTGTACGAGGTCGCCAAGGGCGGTGACCCGAGCGGCGGTTCCTGGCTGATCCGGGCGAGCCAGGTCCGCTCCGGCCGCTATCCGGACGGCCCCGACGACAGCGTCTTCGTCGCCACGGAGCTGAACCCCCAGACCAACGAGCGTGTACCGGTCCCGCGCAAGGTCGGCACCTACGTGTACCGCCTCGCCGGCCGCGACCGCCAGACCAGCGCCTCCTACTACACGCCGGAGTCCCTCACCCAGGCCACGGTCGAGCAGACCCTGCGCTTCCGCCTCGACGAGAAGGGCGACGTCGACCCCAAGGAGCCGGAGAAGGCCTGGGTCGACGCGGCCGACGTACTGCGCTGGCGGGTGTGCGAACCGGCCCTCGGCTCCGGCGCGTTCCTCAACGAGGCCGTCAACCAGCTCGCCGAGCTGTACCTGCGGCTCGCCCAGCGTGAGCGCGGCGTCGACATCGACCCCGAGGACTACCAGCGCGAACTGCAGAAGGTGAAGGCGTACATCGCCCTGCACAACGCGTACGGCGTCGACCTGAACGAGACGGCCGTGGAGCTGGCGGAGATCTCCCTGTGGCTGAACACCATGTACCGGGGCATGAAGGCACCCTGGTACGGCCTCCACCTCCACCGGGGCAACTCCCTCGTCGGCGCCGCGCGCAAGGTCTATCCCGGCAACAGCCTCAGCAAGGGCGGCTGGCTGACGGCGAAGGCCCCGCAGCGGCCCCGGCACGTTCCGCTGGGCGAGCGGCTCAAGGGGCGCGAGGTGCACCAGTTCCTGCTGCCCGCGATGGGCTGGGGCTCCATCGGCGAGAAGGTCGGCCTGCGCACCCTGAAGAAGGGCACGGCGGAGGAGACGGTGAAGGCCGTGGTCGACGGCGACGTCGTCGACTGGCTGGAGCCCGGGCTGGTCGAGGCGCTGCGCAAGTGGCGCTCGGCGATGCGGCGCAACCCCAAGGGGGAGCCGAAGCGGGCGGCGGCGCCGAAGAAGAAGGCGGCGCCGACGGCGGAGCAACTGGCGGCGGAGACGGACGACGCCGGGCTGGGGCAGGGGGCCTTCGACCTCGGGCTGGAGATCTGGGAGCAGCCTTCGCTGGGCGGGGCGGCGGCGGCCTCCGTTTCGGCTTCGGCTTCGGCTTCGGTGGACGACGACGGGGAGCCCGGGGCGGCGACCGAGACCGGACGGCTGATCAGGCTCGCCCGGCGCGTCGAGTACCTGTGGGACCTGGTCGTCATGCGGCTGACGCTGTCCGAGCGGGAGATCTCGCGGCACGTGGACGTGTGGGGTGCGGCCATCCCGCAGGACGGGCGGGACGCTGAGGGTGCGGCGCCGATGGACCGGGACGCGGTTCTGGAAGCGCTGCACCGCAAGGGCACGCCCTACTGGCGGCTCAAGCAGCTCATGGACGCGTGGTGCGCGCTGTGGTTCTGGCCGCTGGAGGAGATCGGGCGGCTGGACGGCTCGGACGAGTTCGAGTACCGGGTGGAGGGTGAGGACCGTACGACCCTGCGCAAGGGTGACTCCCGGCGCCGGGTCGCGCTGAAGTCCCTCAAGGACTGGATCGAGTTCGCCGAGGCCGTCGTCGGGCGCGTGGACGTGGACACGGGGGAGGAGGGGCGGCAGATCTCGCTGCTGTCCTTCGAGGGCGTCCGGAGCCTTGAAGAGCTCGACGACAAGGAACGCGAACTCGACGAGAAGATGACCGAGGCCACGGCGTGGGCCAAGCCGGCGGACCTCGGATGGACGTTCCCCTGGTACGAGACGGTCGAGCGGATCGCCAAGGAGCGGGGCTTCTTCCACTGGGAGCTGGACTTCGCGCATGTGTTCGCGGAGGGCGGCTTCGACCTGATGGTGGGGAATCCGCCGTGGGTCAAGCAGGAGTGGAAGGAGAGCGGCGTCCTCGCCGAGTTCGAGCCGTGGTTCGAGCTGGCGGACAAGCCGAGCAACGAGGCTTGGGACGGGCGCAAGGCCGAGGTCATGGCGTGGCCCAAGGTCGAGCCGACGTACCTTGGGGAGCTGGCGGACCATGCGGCGGTGTCCGAGTTCCTGGCGTCGGTGGACACGTATCCCGAGCTGGTAGGCACGCAGCCGGATCTGTACCGGGCGTTCATGCTGCTGAGTTGGAGGGCCGTCGGCGAACGAGGTACTGCCGGGCTGATTCACCCGTCCACGCATCTGACGGGGGCGAAAGAAGGCGCTCTACGCAAGGCGGCGTACAGGCACCTGAGGCTGCATGCGGACTTCGTGAATGAGTTGCTGCTCTTCGCCAAGCCGGTGAACAACAGCACCCACTTCAGCGTCAATGTCTACGGCAAGGACCAGGACGTCAGCTTCCAGCACATGAGCTGGCTCCTGCATCCCAGCGTGCTCGTCAAGTCCGTACGACATGACGGTGAGGGCCCGGTCCCAGGAGTGAAGGACGAGGGCAAGTGGGACCTGCGTCCGCACCGCGACAGGATTGTCACCGTCAACGAACAGCGACTTCGGGAGTGGCGTGCCCTGGCTGGTGAGGAGAGCCCACCGCCTGTGGAGCAGGCCAAGCTCCTGTACCCGGTGACGCGGGCGGAAGAGTCTGCGGTGCGGGCGCTTGCGAAGTGGCCGCATCGGCTCGCCTCTTTCGGGCCGCGTATTAGTCCTGGGTTTCATGAGAAGAGCGACCGCACGGCTGGCTACTTCACATGGACTCCGGGGCCTACCGGCAGATGGCAGGACGTGATCCTTCAGGGTCCACTGATTCACATCGCCACGCCGTACCACAAGCAGCCCCCTGAGGGCGGCTCGAAGAGCATGCGTGACTATGACGCTTGGGATCACCGGAACCTGCCGGTCGACGCGGTGCCGCGTACGAACTACCGTCCCGCAGGTGCTCGTCCACGATTCGTAACCGCCCAGGACCGTTGGGTGGATCATGACCGGCTAACTCAGCTCTGCGCTGATCCGGCTGCGGTCGCGGCGGCAGAGGCGGACGTCAGGACGGCAGAGCCCGACTTGAAGGGAGACGCTCGCGACAAGGCTGTTCACGCACTGCTGCAAACGGCCAGTACGCGGCCGTACTCGGAGTTCTATCGGGTGGCATGGCGGGAGATGATCGCCACGAACACCGAGCGGAGCTTGTTCGCTGCCCTGATTCCGCCCGGTGCCAACCATATCCACGCCGTGCGCAGTGCCGCGCTTCCATCACTGCGCCTCACCGCTCTGACAGCAGGGTTCTTTGCGTCAATCGCTCTTGACTACCTCCTCCGAAGCTCGGGTCGAGGCCACCTCGCTACTTCAGATGCCAGGGTCATGCCTGCGCCGACCCCAGATCACCCCTTGGGACAGGCCCTTCTCCTCCGCACCCTCCGCCTCAACTGTCAGACCAGCGTCTACGCCCCACTCTGGGAGGAGCTATATGACTCGGTCTGGCAGCAGGACACTTGGGCTGCCTCGACATACTGGCCCGAAGGCACACCCCCGTTCGCCGAGGGCGTCACCGCCACCTGGACCCGCGACACCCCCCTCCGCACGGAGTTCGCCCGCCGGGCCGCCCTCGTCGAGATCGACGCTCTCGTCGCCGTCTGGCTCGGCATCAGCGCCGACGAGCTGGTGGCCATGTACGACGCCCGCTTCCCCGTACTCCAGCAGTACGAGGAGAACATGTGGTTCGACGCCACGGGCCGTCGTATCGCCAAGGCACACCAGCAGTACGGGTACGGCCAGCCCAAGGAGGCATGGAAGCAGTTGAGCAAGCCGGAGGCATTCCCGGAGGAGTACGCGGTCCCGGACGGCTACACCGGCCCCCTCTACCGAGCCAACCGCAAGGCCGAGATGCGCGCCGCCCACGCCGAGTTCACGCGTCGCCTGCGTGAGGCCGGCTGGGAACCGGGTGACACGGGTATCTGA
- a CDS encoding NIPSNAP family protein, with product MPRTTQLRTYTVKDGLLDEWVERWRDDIVPLRLDLGFEIGGAWVDRERNQFVWLISYEGPETFAERNAMYWASPEREAMGLDPDDYLVHTEDRTVEQRY from the coding sequence ATGCCCAGGACCACGCAGTTGCGTACGTACACCGTCAAGGACGGTCTGCTCGACGAGTGGGTGGAGCGGTGGCGCGACGACATCGTGCCGTTGAGACTGGATCTGGGATTCGAGATCGGCGGGGCCTGGGTCGACCGGGAGCGCAACCAGTTCGTCTGGCTGATCTCCTACGAGGGCCCCGAGACCTTCGCGGAGCGCAACGCGATGTACTGGGCGTCGCCCGAGCGCGAGGCGATGGGCCTCGACCCGGACGACTACCTCGTGCACACGGAGGACCGTACGGTCGAGCAGCGCTACTGA
- a CDS encoding eIF2A-related protein, protein MRHRLQVMLQILLALVACLLGIATNYATNADDVPWALEIIRRGSVPAIGLLILAMVIGQVVVYRLENPAPEQTEWPSDRIPYPGLDAYSEEEAAVYFGRETQAAELTRRLHAPAPGPADRFLLLTGPSGSGKSSLVRAGVLPRLRRRRWTIVPVFSPGANPLHALAASLAVAGGGRESADAVLRRLRYGPEILRGELSRLRGGQFQRVLLVIDQFEELVTLASEREQEQFIETLHACLRQEPSVRVLATCRVDLLGRLLGTGQAQLLQHPIALGRLSKAQLAQVVQRPAALVGMSFAPGLVETIVDDTGTDDALPLLGYLLQELYFACGPGGTVTEEAYRQLGGVAGALARQADSTVAALGTPDGIDFALRVLLRFVTLEERDLARRPVRLSELTARERYVVDAFIDARLIRSSTVEGTAGDAYAEVTHEALFRQWAPLRQEVEARAERLRERAELERWAADWERSGHSADYLLTGERLAVAQRWLAALEEVGQPSAPGRALVGASQRQDLAFLSRVSDGIGHQVLSMAETEPERALLLSLAALGECAPTPAARRGLVTALAAGHARVRLDGHADTVRDIAWSADGRLLATASRDGTARLYDAESGRQMSVLPCDGVMVESVAFSPDATRLATAGRDQVVRVWDVASGEPVRQLTGAEDIGRQVAWSPDGSRVAATFKDQVVRVWEAATGRLVQELRGHTGDVWGVAWAPDNARLATASHDRTVIVWDTATGAATATLTGHTEFVEGIAWSPDGECLATGSGDHTARVWDARTGALRLLLRGHSDYVWNPAFSPDGRLLATPSSDRTVRIVRTGDAKVVAVLHGHTDTVWTVVWSPSGTQLATASTDGTGRVWDLQPQGAESVLVQGHDGSVNQAAWSADGARLATASDDGTVRVWSARDGMPAGPVTTLGERVWSVAWAPHGDRLALSTADGLFRVLDGAGGTVFDLHGEPVEGCSWSPDARRIATGGHDGTVRILSAVDGAELRKLTGHQDWVGRVAWSPSGGHLASSSDDRTCRLWDTSDGTQLTVLRGHGNYVEDVAWSPDETRVATVSGDWTAAVWDVATGRRVDVLKGHEGRVRAVAWSPDGRHIATGSDDRTIRLWSAATLEEVAVVGVHRAKVASVAWSRDGTLLLTASADGTARVWPAEPDYDRLEARARGRVFRSLDSEERRQYLLPPDPAGGQ, encoded by the coding sequence ATGAGACATCGCCTGCAAGTGATGCTCCAGATCCTGCTGGCGCTGGTCGCCTGCCTGCTCGGGATCGCCACCAACTACGCCACCAACGCGGATGACGTGCCCTGGGCGCTGGAGATCATCCGACGTGGCTCCGTTCCGGCCATCGGGCTCCTGATCCTCGCGATGGTGATCGGGCAGGTTGTCGTGTACCGGCTGGAGAATCCGGCGCCCGAGCAGACGGAGTGGCCCAGCGACCGGATTCCATACCCGGGGCTGGACGCGTACAGCGAGGAAGAGGCCGCCGTCTATTTCGGCCGGGAGACGCAGGCCGCCGAGCTGACGCGCAGGCTGCATGCTCCGGCGCCCGGTCCTGCCGACCGGTTCCTGCTGCTGACCGGGCCGTCCGGCAGCGGCAAGTCCTCGCTCGTACGGGCCGGGGTGCTGCCCCGGCTGCGCAGGCGCCGGTGGACGATCGTGCCGGTGTTCTCGCCGGGGGCGAATCCGCTGCACGCCCTGGCCGCTTCCCTGGCCGTGGCCGGGGGCGGGCGGGAATCGGCCGATGCGGTGCTGCGGCGGTTACGGTACGGGCCGGAAATTCTCAGGGGCGAGCTGTCCCGGCTGCGTGGCGGCCAGTTCCAGCGGGTGCTGCTGGTCATCGACCAGTTCGAGGAACTTGTCACCCTCGCGAGTGAGCGGGAACAGGAACAGTTCATCGAGACTCTGCACGCGTGCCTGCGGCAGGAACCCTCCGTCCGCGTTCTGGCCACCTGCCGGGTGGATCTGCTGGGGCGGCTGCTCGGCACCGGTCAGGCGCAGCTCCTCCAACACCCCATTGCTCTCGGCAGGCTGAGCAAGGCGCAGCTCGCCCAGGTGGTCCAACGTCCGGCGGCCCTGGTGGGCATGTCGTTCGCTCCCGGTCTCGTCGAAACCATCGTGGACGACACCGGCACGGACGACGCACTGCCCCTGCTCGGCTACCTCCTCCAGGAGTTGTACTTCGCCTGCGGTCCGGGCGGCACGGTGACCGAGGAGGCATACCGGCAGCTCGGAGGAGTGGCAGGGGCACTCGCGCGGCAGGCCGACAGTACGGTGGCGGCCCTCGGCACCCCGGACGGCATCGACTTCGCACTGCGGGTGCTGCTGCGGTTCGTCACGCTGGAAGAGCGGGATCTCGCCCGCCGCCCCGTGCGGCTGTCGGAACTGACCGCCCGGGAACGGTACGTGGTGGACGCGTTCATCGACGCGCGACTCATTCGCTCCAGCACCGTGGAGGGCACGGCGGGAGACGCGTACGCCGAGGTGACGCACGAGGCGCTGTTCCGCCAGTGGGCGCCTCTGCGCCAGGAGGTGGAAGCGAGGGCGGAACGGCTGCGGGAGCGGGCCGAACTGGAGCGCTGGGCCGCGGACTGGGAGCGGTCCGGACACAGCGCGGACTACCTCCTCACCGGGGAACGGCTCGCCGTGGCGCAGAGGTGGCTGGCGGCGCTGGAGGAGGTCGGGCAGCCGTCGGCACCCGGCCGCGCGCTCGTCGGCGCCTCTCAACGCCAGGACCTGGCCTTCCTCAGTCGTGTCTCGGACGGCATCGGCCATCAGGTGCTCTCCATGGCGGAGACGGAACCCGAGCGCGCGCTGCTCCTCTCCCTGGCCGCGCTCGGTGAGTGCGCTCCGACACCGGCGGCGCGGCGCGGACTGGTGACCGCGCTGGCCGCTGGGCACGCCCGGGTGCGGCTGGACGGGCATGCGGACACGGTCCGCGACATCGCCTGGTCGGCCGATGGCCGGCTGCTGGCCACCGCCTCCAGGGACGGAACCGCCCGCTTGTACGACGCGGAGTCGGGACGTCAGATGTCCGTGCTGCCGTGCGACGGGGTCATGGTCGAGTCGGTGGCCTTCTCCCCCGACGCGACCCGGCTGGCCACCGCAGGTCGGGACCAGGTCGTACGCGTCTGGGACGTCGCGTCCGGCGAACCGGTCCGGCAGCTCACCGGCGCCGAGGACATCGGCCGACAGGTGGCGTGGTCACCGGACGGATCACGCGTCGCCGCCACGTTCAAGGACCAGGTCGTACGTGTGTGGGAGGCCGCCACCGGGCGCCTCGTGCAGGAGCTGCGCGGTCACACGGGCGACGTCTGGGGTGTGGCCTGGGCGCCGGACAACGCGCGGCTGGCCACCGCGTCGCACGACCGGACGGTGATCGTCTGGGACACGGCCACGGGAGCGGCCACGGCCACCCTGACCGGCCACACGGAGTTCGTGGAGGGCATCGCATGGTCACCGGACGGCGAGTGCCTGGCCACCGGATCGGGTGACCACACCGCCCGCGTCTGGGACGCCCGCACGGGGGCACTGCGGCTGCTACTGCGCGGCCACTCCGACTACGTGTGGAACCCGGCCTTCTCACCGGACGGCCGCCTCCTCGCCACCCCGTCCTCCGACCGCACCGTCCGCATCGTCCGTACCGGGGACGCGAAGGTCGTCGCGGTGCTGCACGGGCACACCGACACGGTGTGGACCGTCGTGTGGTCGCCGTCGGGCACACAGCTAGCCACCGCGTCGACGGACGGGACCGGCCGGGTGTGGGATCTTCAGCCGCAGGGCGCGGAGTCCGTCCTGGTGCAGGGGCACGACGGATCCGTGAACCAGGCCGCGTGGTCCGCCGACGGCGCCCGTCTCGCCACCGCCTCGGACGACGGGACCGTACGCGTGTGGAGTGCGCGGGACGGGATGCCCGCCGGGCCGGTGACGACGCTGGGCGAGCGGGTGTGGAGCGTGGCCTGGGCACCGCACGGTGATCGCCTCGCCCTCAGCACGGCGGACGGCCTGTTCCGCGTCCTGGACGGCGCGGGCGGCACGGTCTTCGACCTGCACGGTGAGCCCGTCGAGGGCTGCTCGTGGTCTCCGGACGCACGGCGGATCGCGACCGGCGGGCACGACGGCACAGTACGCATCCTGTCCGCCGTGGACGGCGCGGAACTGCGGAAGCTGACCGGACACCAGGACTGGGTGGGGCGTGTGGCCTGGTCTCCGAGCGGCGGACATCTGGCCAGCTCCTCCGACGACCGCACCTGCCGTCTGTGGGACACCTCCGACGGCACCCAGTTGACCGTGCTCCGGGGCCACGGCAACTACGTGGAGGACGTGGCCTGGTCACCCGACGAGACCCGGGTGGCCACGGTGTCCGGCGACTGGACGGCCGCTGTGTGGGACGTGGCGACGGGACGCCGTGTCGACGTGCTGAAGGGACACGAGGGGCGGGTGCGCGCCGTGGCCTGGTCACCGGACGGCCGCCATATCGCGACCGGGTCGGACGACCGGACGATACGGCTCTGGTCGGCGGCCACGCTGGAGGAAGTAGCCGTCGTCGGGGTGCACCGGGCCAAGGTGGCGTCGGTGGCTTGGTCCCGGGACGGCACGCTGCTGCTCACCGCGTCCGCCGACGGGACCGCACGTGTGTGGCCGGCGGAACCGGACTACGACCGGTTGGAAGCACGTGCGCGTGGGCGGGTCTTCCGCAGCCTGGACTCGGAGGAGCGGCGGCAGTACCTGCTGCCTCCGGACCCGGCAGGCGGTCAGTAG
- a CDS encoding helix-turn-helix domain-containing protein, with the protein MTERTGSGGGDGGAAVVSVGDGWESGDDGSGDGRRPEDGAGKGVVAAFGQTMKTLRLREGLDRGEFGSRIGYSASTVASFEQGRRIPSPRTIDQADEVLGAGGLLCLWKEEVERAQYPVFFQGMATLEKEAVELLSYDTLVVKGLLQTEEYMRALLGMRRPVLDAETIEQRVAARLARQEIFDRWPAPLLSFVMDESVLRRPYGGEGVLRGQLEHLLLMGQTPNVVIQVMPLSCEESAGVDGPYTIVTRKDGMRFVYAEAQGTSALQTDPEQTTLAAARYGIIRSQALTSRESLEFIEGLLGSL; encoded by the coding sequence ATGACGGAGCGTACGGGTTCGGGCGGCGGAGACGGCGGGGCGGCGGTCGTGAGTGTCGGGGACGGCTGGGAGAGCGGCGACGACGGCAGCGGTGACGGGCGGCGCCCCGAGGACGGGGCCGGGAAGGGCGTGGTGGCCGCGTTCGGGCAGACCATGAAGACGCTGCGGCTGCGGGAGGGGCTGGACCGGGGGGAGTTCGGGAGCCGGATCGGGTACTCGGCGTCGACGGTCGCGTCGTTCGAGCAGGGGCGGAGGATCCCGTCGCCCAGGACCATCGACCAGGCGGACGAGGTGCTGGGGGCGGGCGGGTTGCTGTGCCTGTGGAAGGAGGAGGTGGAGCGGGCTCAGTATCCGGTGTTCTTTCAGGGGATGGCGACGCTGGAGAAGGAGGCCGTTGAGCTGCTCTCGTACGACACCCTCGTGGTCAAGGGTTTGCTTCAGACGGAGGAGTACATGAGAGCGCTGCTGGGGATGCGGCGCCCCGTCCTGGACGCGGAGACCATTGAGCAACGGGTGGCGGCGCGCCTGGCCCGGCAGGAAATCTTCGACCGCTGGCCCGCGCCATTGCTGAGTTTCGTGATGGATGAGTCGGTGCTGCGGCGGCCGTACGGTGGGGAGGGGGTTCTGCGCGGGCAGTTGGAACACCTGCTGCTGATGGGCCAGACTCCGAACGTCGTGATCCAGGTCATGCCACTCTCTTGCGAGGAGAGCGCAGGCGTGGACGGGCCTTACACGATCGTCACGCGCAAAGACGGGATGAGGTTCGTCTACGCCGAGGCCCAAGGAACCAGCGCCCTCCAGACTGACCCGGAACAGACGACTCTCGCCGCCGCCCGTTATGGGATCATCCGATCACAGGCTCTCACTTCACGAGAGTCACTGGAGTTCATCGAAGGGTTGTTGGGATCGCTATGA
- a CDS encoding DUF397 domain-containing protein, whose translation MNNAESSTAASGFAWFKSSYSGAEGGDCVEVAADTAVVHVRDSKAAAGPVVAVSRDAWAGFVGLATTERRV comes from the coding sequence ATGAACAACGCTGAGTCCTCGACCGCCGCGTCCGGCTTCGCCTGGTTCAAGAGCAGCTACAGCGGAGCCGAGGGCGGCGATTGTGTAGAGGTCGCGGCCGATACCGCAGTTGTGCACGTCCGGGACTCCAAGGCCGCCGCTGGCCCCGTCGTCGCGGTGTCGCGTGACGCGTGGGCGGGATTCGTCGGGTTGGCCACGACGGAACGGCGCGTCTGA